Within the Scleropages formosus chromosome 8, fSclFor1.1, whole genome shotgun sequence genome, the region TACTCCAGTGTACTGGAGTGGACTCACCCAGCTCATTTCATTGCACTACAGCGATAATTTCCACACGTCTGTGCTGCACCTACCCTGAAGTTATCGGGGTCGACATGCAGCTTCTCGGAGTGCATCACACTCAGATCCTTGTAGACACCCTTGATGTTGTCCATGTTCTTGATGGCCCTGTCCAGTCCGCCCATCACGACCTTTCCGTGGTTACCCACCTTGGCGTTGCCCCTGATGGCAGCGGGACTGGAAACGTCGCCGAAAGAAGTGAAGTACCTCTGGGTCCAGGGGTAAACGATCAGAAGCCTGGAAACAgagaaattattataaattgaTGCACGCTACAACATTTTCGATGTACTAATAATATCCAGATTTTCA harbors:
- the LOC108935783 gene encoding hemoglobin subunit beta-like; translation: MVEWTAAERHAIVGLWGKMNVDELGPLAIQRLLIVYPWTQRYFTSFGDVSSPAAIRGNAKVGNHGKVVMGGLDRAIKNMDNIKGVYKDLSVMHSEKLHVDPDNFRLLSDCITVVVAEKFGPHVFTPEVQEAWQKFLNVVTSALSRQYH